One Candidatus Flexicrinis proximus DNA window includes the following coding sequences:
- a CDS encoding DUF58 domain-containing protein, with product MSADSLLLEESIRRKIEPLSLVAKRVRAGAMKGDRRSKKRGTSVEFADYRNYTPGDDLRRLDWNVYARHDKAVVKLLEDEEDLAVHIVVDTSASMDFPKDSENLSQNKLLFAKRLAAAISYIALGENDRIQVMTVGAGQTFGPSRGRTYTVRMLKFLHGLNGGGTTDLNQVLSEYAARAARPGILFLISDFFSENGYINGLNQLTGRGYEVVIIHLLAPDEADPQLAGDLRLVDSETGTPQEVSLDAGLVSLYRQRLDLWQAEIRAECLKRGAAYVSVTTDTPWERVILQDLRRLGVIK from the coding sequence ATGTCTGCCGATTCATTGCTCCTGGAAGAGTCGATCCGCAGGAAGATTGAGCCTCTCTCCCTGGTCGCGAAGAGGGTACGGGCCGGCGCGATGAAAGGTGACCGTCGATCTAAAAAACGCGGCACCAGCGTGGAGTTTGCGGATTACCGGAACTACACGCCAGGCGACGATCTGCGGCGACTGGACTGGAACGTCTACGCACGCCATGACAAGGCTGTCGTCAAGCTGCTCGAGGATGAAGAAGACCTGGCCGTTCATATTGTCGTTGACACGTCCGCGAGTATGGATTTTCCGAAGGACTCTGAGAACCTGTCACAAAACAAGCTGCTGTTCGCAAAACGGCTGGCGGCCGCGATCAGCTACATAGCCCTCGGCGAGAACGACAGAATTCAAGTCATGACTGTCGGTGCTGGACAGACTTTCGGGCCTTCGCGTGGGAGAACCTATACTGTTCGGATGCTGAAATTTCTTCACGGCCTGAATGGAGGAGGGACTACAGACCTCAATCAGGTGCTGAGCGAGTACGCGGCACGCGCGGCGCGGCCCGGGATCCTTTTCCTCATCAGTGATTTCTTCAGTGAGAATGGCTATATCAATGGCCTGAACCAGCTGACTGGGCGCGGCTATGAAGTGGTCATCATTCACCTGCTTGCGCCTGACGAAGCTGATCCGCAGCTGGCCGGGGATCTGCGTCTGGTAGACAGTGAAACCGGCACACCTCAAGAAGTCAGCCTCGACGCCGGGCTAGTCAGCCTGTATCGTCAGCGGCTTGATCTCTGGCAGGCAGAAATTCGCGCAGAATGCCTCAAACGCGGGGCAGCCTATGTTTCTGTGACGACTGATACGCCGTGGGAACGGGTCATTTTACAGGATCTTCGACGTTTAGGCGTTATCAAGTAA
- a CDS encoding aspartate kinase, translating to MATITMKFGGTSVGSPEAISNVVAITKRDLNAGNKVILVVSAMSGVTDTLLNIAKLAVGGDKWGYLSEAQKLRERHEEALNTLVSPGKSRDAVALQLNKLTDEVVEISHAVNILSEASPRIKDAIVSYGERLSARLVAAALVEHGVNGRAFDATQFVITDDKFGSAAPFWGETSARITNHLMPQVNAGVTPVMTGFIGATAEGAVTTLGRGGSDFSGAIFAAYSNSDELVIWTDVDGVMTTDPRIDRRAKVIPQVSYTEVGELAYYGAKVLHPKTVQPILDMGMPLRVRNTFNYDHPGTLVTATSEPASTIIKAVTAVRNVTMLTVSGRGMIGVPGIAGRVFTAAARANANVLMFSQSSSEQAMCLVVTDESAAAAKLSIEEDLAAEIVRQNVEDVTVRDDSAIVTAVGAGMRGTPGVAGRVFSAMGAKGINVLMIAQGSSECSISFVVSESELKDAVTTLHELAL from the coding sequence ATGGCGACCATCACCATGAAATTCGGCGGCACATCGGTCGGCAGCCCGGAAGCGATCAGTAATGTTGTCGCCATCACTAAGCGCGACCTTAATGCGGGAAACAAGGTAATCCTGGTAGTCTCGGCAATGTCGGGGGTCACCGACACACTGCTGAATATAGCCAAACTTGCGGTTGGCGGGGATAAATGGGGCTACCTGAGCGAAGCGCAGAAACTTCGCGAACGTCACGAAGAGGCGCTCAATACGCTGGTTAGCCCGGGCAAATCACGGGATGCTGTCGCGCTTCAGCTGAACAAGCTGACCGACGAGGTCGTAGAAATCAGCCATGCAGTCAACATACTGAGCGAAGCTTCACCCCGCATCAAAGATGCGATAGTCAGTTACGGTGAGCGGCTCAGCGCCCGGTTGGTGGCTGCCGCATTGGTCGAACACGGCGTCAATGGCCGTGCGTTTGACGCCACCCAATTCGTCATCACCGACGACAAGTTCGGCTCCGCCGCCCCGTTCTGGGGTGAAACAAGCGCACGCATCACTAACCACCTCATGCCGCAGGTTAACGCCGGCGTGACACCCGTGATGACCGGGTTCATCGGCGCCACTGCAGAGGGCGCAGTGACTACGCTCGGGCGCGGGGGCAGTGACTTTAGCGGTGCGATCTTTGCCGCTTATTCTAACAGCGACGAGCTTGTGATCTGGACCGATGTCGATGGTGTCATGACAACCGATCCCCGAATTGATCGGCGGGCAAAGGTCATCCCTCAGGTCTCGTATACCGAAGTCGGCGAACTCGCCTATTATGGCGCGAAAGTGCTGCACCCGAAGACGGTACAGCCAATCCTGGATATGGGGATGCCGCTGCGTGTGCGAAACACGTTCAATTATGACCATCCTGGTACGCTTGTCACAGCAACAAGCGAGCCTGCATCGACGATCATCAAGGCCGTCACCGCTGTCCGCAACGTTACGATGCTTACGGTGAGTGGGCGCGGCATGATCGGTGTACCGGGAATTGCGGGGCGCGTTTTCACTGCTGCGGCCCGCGCTAACGCCAACGTGCTGATGTTCTCGCAATCGTCCTCAGAGCAGGCGATGTGCCTCGTCGTGACCGATGAGAGCGCGGCTGCGGCAAAACTGTCAATTGAGGAAGACCTCGCGGCCGAGATTGTGCGCCAGAACGTGGAAGATGTCACTGTACGCGACGACAGCGCGATTGTGACGGCGGTAGGGGCTGGCATGCGTGGAACTCCGGGCGTGGCAGGACGCGTATTCTCGGCAATGGGCGCGAAAGGCATCAACGTCCTGATGATCGCCCAGGGGTCATCAGAGTGCAGCATCTCGTTCGTGGTAAGCGAGTCTGAGCTCAAAGATGCGGTTACGACACTCCACGAGCTCGCACTATAG
- a CDS encoding glycosyltransferase family 39 protein, protein MLLFAAFLRLYQIDAQNIWADEGFTYLITQQADVLPMLRADVHPPLYFLGMKAWALAAGTSEIALRLPSALASIITVALIFLLGRELVRWHGQNPDVSPIPLLAALLLALSDLEIDLSHEARMYTIQTALATLSVLAYFRWARAARTSDLWILGGIAALLVYINYLGVWIPLVIGLHALLCLRGRQRSALLGMLTLSALTVLPWLLLVGRDQLGNGTGADRADSNSLDTLRVYRDNWFGQQWPLMIGLFGLGTVFVEYLPSVRIRLRPYRVTVFLLLWVLVPLVLTILANYWIPVLAAHRISQITPAICLLVAIGLSNFPPPSRVFLAAVILVSALTSVDFYRIKGPWQEYTQTITPFVQPGDLVLMEIGGGDTMLEYYFDRRLPVGAELVSMKRWREGTPDDFYAGILPLLETHNTVWLLHWSSETAVFDWLSETGYVQTMRRETLHIQDSRLDSYRFDRIPGPPLAEFGELQLEMAEIVPDKLRIDLLWATDVEPAVDFVTSAFLLNAQGVLVAQLDTQPMLNQRPTSGWSIGRHYYDPKLLVSSNGDPLPPGVYQAGVVVYYFVGSEPQRLLTEDGVDSLIIGTLTVEP, encoded by the coding sequence TTGCTGCTGTTTGCGGCCTTTCTGCGTCTATACCAGATTGATGCACAGAATATCTGGGCGGACGAAGGCTTCACTTACCTTATTACCCAGCAAGCGGACGTCCTGCCCATGCTCCGCGCGGATGTGCACCCACCGTTGTACTTCCTGGGCATGAAAGCCTGGGCACTCGCCGCCGGCACAAGCGAGATCGCTCTGCGGCTTCCGTCGGCCCTCGCGAGCATAATTACGGTCGCGCTGATCTTCCTCCTCGGCCGAGAACTAGTCCGCTGGCACGGTCAAAACCCGGATGTCTCACCCATCCCGCTGCTTGCCGCGCTTCTGCTCGCTCTGAGTGACCTGGAGATCGATCTTAGCCACGAAGCACGCATGTATACGATCCAGACCGCTCTGGCAACGCTGAGTGTATTGGCCTACTTCCGCTGGGCGCGTGCAGCACGTACCTCCGACCTCTGGATTCTGGGAGGGATCGCCGCGCTGCTGGTCTATATCAACTACCTCGGAGTATGGATCCCGCTTGTCATCGGGCTACATGCGCTCTTGTGCCTTCGGGGGCGACAGCGAAGTGCGTTGTTGGGAATGCTGACTTTGTCGGCCCTCACGGTCTTGCCGTGGTTGTTATTGGTAGGCCGTGATCAACTTGGCAATGGAACTGGGGCAGATCGTGCCGATTCCAACAGCCTGGATACGCTTCGGGTCTACCGGGATAACTGGTTCGGACAGCAGTGGCCCTTGATGATCGGGCTGTTCGGATTAGGTACGGTGTTTGTCGAATATTTGCCATCGGTACGAATTCGCCTCAGACCGTATCGCGTCACGGTGTTCCTGCTGCTTTGGGTTTTAGTACCGCTGGTCCTCACCATCCTGGCTAACTACTGGATTCCGGTACTCGCGGCACATCGAATTTCGCAGATTACGCCCGCAATCTGCCTGCTGGTAGCCATTGGTCTCTCGAATTTCCCGCCACCGTCCCGGGTGTTCCTCGCCGCAGTCATACTGGTGTCGGCCCTTACTTCGGTGGATTTCTATCGTATTAAAGGACCCTGGCAGGAATACACGCAAACGATCACGCCATTCGTGCAGCCTGGGGATCTCGTCCTCATGGAGATCGGAGGCGGCGATACAATGCTCGAATACTACTTCGACCGCAGGTTGCCGGTCGGAGCCGAACTTGTTTCCATGAAGCGCTGGCGGGAAGGGACGCCTGACGACTTCTACGCGGGAATTCTTCCCCTCCTTGAAACACATAACACAGTCTGGTTGCTGCATTGGAGTTCTGAGACGGCGGTTTTCGACTGGCTGTCGGAGACCGGCTATGTGCAGACGATGCGTCGTGAAACGCTTCACATTCAGGACAGCCGTCTGGATTCGTATCGATTCGACCGTATCCCTGGGCCGCCACTTGCCGAGTTTGGCGAACTGCAACTGGAAATGGCGGAGATCGTACCGGATAAGCTGCGAATAGATCTGCTGTGGGCGACAGACGTTGAACCCGCTGTCGATTTTGTCACGTCGGCGTTCTTGCTCAACGCGCAGGGTGTGTTGGTGGCGCAGCTCGATACACAGCCTATGCTGAATCAACGGCCAACAAGCGGATGGAGCATAGGAAGGCACTACTATGACCCCAAGCTGCTGGTATCAAGTAATGGGGACCCATTACCGCCAGGGGTCTATCAGGCGGGCGTAGTCGTGTATTACTTCGTGGGGAGTGAACCCCAACGACTCCTCACCGAAGATGGCGTGGACAGTCTGATTATTGGCACTCTCACAGTAGAACCCTAA
- a CDS encoding CoA ester lyase, giving the protein MSRQRVRRALLFMPGDDFRKIEKGAAMDVDGVIMDLEDGVALSSKETARKTVVSALQGLEFGRAERIVRINPPSLPDLCRLDFEMTVPARPDAYILPKIESGEHVKQVDSWLTEAEKVNGWPVGTIVVIAIIETAMGVVRLAEIAGSSPRLAALAFGAEDLAGDMGAQRTSEGWEGFYARSAVVLHAKAFGLQALDTPFIDVKADEALLHSEAERAMQLGYTGKLAIHPRQVSIIQQVFTPTAAQIDHARQLIDRHDAHQARGTGVFTYEGKMVDMPMIRAAHSILERARAAGIRV; this is encoded by the coding sequence ATGAGCCGACAGCGAGTCCGGCGTGCGCTGTTGTTCATGCCCGGCGATGATTTCCGCAAAATCGAAAAAGGCGCCGCGATGGACGTCGATGGGGTCATCATGGACCTTGAAGATGGCGTAGCGCTTTCAAGCAAGGAGACTGCCAGGAAAACAGTCGTTTCAGCTCTACAGGGGCTGGAGTTCGGTCGTGCCGAACGGATTGTGCGTATCAATCCTCCGTCGCTCCCCGACCTTTGTCGCCTCGACTTTGAGATGACGGTCCCCGCGCGTCCGGACGCTTATATTCTCCCAAAGATCGAAAGCGGAGAACATGTAAAGCAGGTCGATTCGTGGCTGACCGAGGCAGAAAAGGTAAACGGGTGGCCGGTTGGAACTATTGTCGTAATTGCGATCATCGAAACTGCGATGGGCGTTGTCCGTCTGGCAGAGATTGCCGGTTCATCGCCGCGGCTTGCTGCTTTGGCGTTCGGTGCCGAAGACTTGGCTGGCGATATGGGCGCCCAGAGGACATCCGAAGGGTGGGAGGGTTTCTATGCGCGAAGTGCCGTTGTCCTACACGCCAAGGCCTTCGGGCTGCAGGCGCTCGATACGCCCTTTATAGACGTCAAAGCTGACGAGGCTCTGTTACACTCTGAAGCCGAACGCGCGATGCAATTGGGATACACCGGCAAACTCGCGATCCACCCCCGCCAGGTCTCGATCATCCAACAGGTATTCACTCCCACAGCCGCGCAAATCGATCATGCCCGTCAGCTGATTGACCGGCATGACGCTCACCAGGCCCGGGGAACCGGTGTATTCACCTATGAAGGCAAGATGGTTGATATGCCGATGATCCGCGCAGCGCACTCGATACTGGAACGCGCACGGGCCGCAGGAATCCGTGTCTAG
- a CDS encoding PPC domain-containing protein, with translation MRRWIALLAAVLLAACEPTVDHSPLPTVMVLATEAPLTVATQPPSTQFLPFYEPVSGELAEGEAELWEFAARQDDHLRIRAVSDQVVTLLVLSDSSGSVIAEGPDIETIIRRDGVYTLRVTSSQGAGAYQLGLSHVNRDAPAEPTFTALPQVVGVPTPTPPYTGLGSFVSELRDGETVPSEFQPAAGPQVFSFSGQAGQYANLALDPVSGDAELFMTLYDPDAVAIAADGLSDNGAGILRDILLTTNGSYSLRVESNGQPATFTMALRLRDVPVPVTPTYNITPTPTLATPVLTPVYEVAQIGERLSPEQPVLAEISAASPVNTHSFSLRAGDIVTVAVSPVGDSPLIPRVEIIDPDGQPVITVLGNLSPFDRDAIVSPLIANLDGPYTLFVTGEGQTEGEYTAAYGYGSTKENVFKGEAQSDRANVSTMGRRAAAEVWHITLSKGDLISAGITPMDGNLIPVLELYSGEGQLLGIDSESGGYRSPFVSGIRIPESGLYLLKVRPATANSIGTYQLVWRYLDLGPTPTPAPGTLPILTVEGSVAPEDYAFYPFSGRAGQQIIVVVRASDGSTLDPVAAVIGLDGTIVGEGDDSSGTLDVYFEMTLPADGTYQLRVNGYLSSGDFRATVIAVYY, from the coding sequence ATGCGTCGGTGGATAGCCCTCCTTGCGGCAGTGCTGCTGGCTGCATGTGAACCGACGGTGGATCACTCGCCTCTTCCAACCGTGATGGTACTCGCAACCGAGGCCCCCCTAACTGTCGCAACCCAACCTCCGTCAACTCAGTTCCTGCCTTTTTACGAGCCGGTCTCCGGCGAACTTGCCGAAGGTGAGGCGGAATTATGGGAATTCGCGGCCCGGCAGGACGACCATCTGCGTATACGCGCAGTGAGTGACCAGGTTGTTACGCTGCTCGTTCTCTCCGATTCCTCCGGCAGCGTCATCGCCGAGGGCCCGGATATCGAGACCATTATCAGGCGGGACGGTGTCTATACGCTGCGAGTCACCTCGTCGCAGGGTGCAGGCGCTTACCAGCTTGGCCTGAGCCATGTCAACCGGGATGCCCCGGCTGAGCCGACCTTCACGGCTCTCCCGCAAGTTGTCGGTGTCCCTACTCCCACCCCGCCTTACACAGGTTTGGGTAGTTTCGTCAGCGAATTGCGCGACGGTGAAACTGTGCCCAGTGAATTCCAACCGGCGGCGGGACCACAGGTGTTTTCGTTCAGCGGCCAGGCTGGACAATATGCAAATCTGGCATTGGACCCCGTCAGCGGTGATGCCGAGCTCTTTATGACCCTGTACGATCCGGATGCAGTGGCGATCGCCGCCGATGGTCTGAGTGATAACGGGGCCGGCATCCTGCGCGACATTCTGCTGACGACAAACGGCAGTTACAGCCTGCGCGTCGAGTCGAACGGTCAGCCCGCAACTTTCACCATGGCCCTGAGGCTGCGAGATGTTCCTGTACCCGTAACCCCAACGTACAACATTACGCCAACTCCTACGCTGGCGACACCGGTATTGACACCCGTTTACGAAGTGGCGCAGATTGGAGAGCGGCTGTCGCCCGAACAACCCGTACTTGCTGAGATCTCCGCCGCAAGTCCGGTCAATACACACTCTTTTTCTCTTCGAGCGGGTGACATTGTAACGGTTGCAGTCAGCCCAGTGGGCGACTCGCCGCTAATTCCGCGAGTCGAGATTATCGACCCGGATGGTCAGCCAGTAATCACTGTATTGGGCAATCTTTCGCCTTTTGATCGGGACGCCATAGTGTCACCGCTGATCGCTAACCTTGACGGACCCTACACGTTGTTTGTGACAGGCGAGGGTCAAACAGAAGGCGAATACACGGCCGCCTACGGTTATGGAAGCACAAAAGAGAACGTCTTCAAAGGAGAAGCTCAGTCCGATCGCGCCAACGTCTCAACGATGGGCCGCCGCGCCGCTGCCGAGGTGTGGCACATTACCCTCAGCAAGGGTGACTTGATCAGCGCAGGAATCACGCCAATGGATGGCAACCTTATCCCGGTGTTGGAGCTTTATTCGGGAGAGGGCCAGCTGCTCGGCATCGACAGCGAGAGCGGCGGATACCGCAGTCCGTTTGTTTCCGGTATCCGGATCCCTGAAAGCGGTTTGTATCTGCTCAAAGTGCGTCCGGCGACCGCAAACAGCATCGGCACCTATCAATTGGTCTGGCGTTATCTCGACTTGGGTCCGACCCCGACCCCTGCGCCGGGTACGCTGCCAATCCTAACGGTAGAAGGCAGCGTTGCCCCAGAAGACTACGCATTCTATCCATTCTCGGGGCGCGCCGGGCAGCAGATTATTGTTGTGGTGCGCGCCTCTGACGGTTCAACACTTGACCCCGTCGCCGCTGTAATCGGACTTGACGGCACGATTGTCGGCGAAGGTGACGACAGCTCAGGAACGCTAGACGTATATTTCGAGATGACGTTGCCGGCGGACGGCACGTACCAGCTTCGCGTAAATGGTTACCTGTCCAGCGGCGACTTCCGCGCTACGGTGATCGCGGTCTACTACTAA
- a CDS encoding O-antigen ligase family protein, whose amino-acid sequence MMVEPKLARWRTLPVQVAAITALILIPVWYRFPYQPTILSPFYATRFWLFLPVLLTCGLFVLMGLPGVRTLASRPWRAAWAFLILALAVWMYASAGWAFRRDVDPALAVGAAVQFATAAIFAVTIASVRLPPAWVCAALVLGLFWNAILVGQQSALQGAAGGIWTSLGEFPIGINQPRISVVQADGVRWLRPYGLLPHPNILAGFLVMGVLAAMSWFANANWRRWLPGGIVVSIGLWALLLTFSRGAYLSLAVGGIALLVLMKRSNGWTRQLAIACLVILMIGVAFSVTYYPYLLARAGEGAETTEQYSLGERTELNNAALVAIGESPIVGVGAGNVPWRSAYVLAERNSIVQGNYPHNVWLTVLGETGIIGVILFGGAISCAIVAGVRALRNGTADASFRAAVLAGFIALIIAGMFDYYPVTFFHFQVGWWALAAAALAPSSAAVLDS is encoded by the coding sequence ATGATGGTGGAACCGAAACTCGCACGTTGGCGCACGCTGCCTGTTCAGGTAGCGGCGATCACCGCGCTGATTCTCATTCCCGTATGGTACCGCTTCCCGTATCAACCCACGATACTTTCACCATTCTACGCGACGCGCTTCTGGTTATTCCTGCCCGTGCTGCTGACCTGTGGGCTTTTTGTACTAATGGGCCTGCCAGGAGTTCGGACATTAGCATCTCGTCCTTGGCGTGCCGCATGGGCTTTTCTGATCCTCGCGCTTGCAGTGTGGATGTATGCCTCCGCCGGATGGGCGTTCAGGCGAGATGTAGACCCTGCGTTGGCTGTGGGCGCAGCAGTTCAGTTCGCGACCGCTGCCATTTTCGCGGTGACTATTGCCAGCGTCCGCCTGCCTCCGGCGTGGGTCTGTGCTGCACTGGTCCTCGGCCTGTTCTGGAATGCAATCCTCGTGGGTCAGCAATCGGCTTTACAAGGCGCCGCAGGTGGTATCTGGACATCACTCGGTGAATTCCCGATTGGCATAAATCAGCCGCGCATCAGCGTAGTTCAGGCGGATGGCGTGCGCTGGCTGCGCCCTTATGGGCTGCTTCCCCATCCCAACATACTTGCCGGGTTTCTCGTAATGGGGGTGCTTGCAGCAATGAGCTGGTTCGCTAACGCGAACTGGCGCCGGTGGCTCCCAGGAGGAATCGTTGTTTCGATCGGCCTGTGGGCTCTGCTCCTGACATTCTCGCGCGGGGCATACCTGTCGCTGGCGGTGGGCGGTATCGCTCTGCTGGTCTTAATGAAGCGCAGCAATGGCTGGACACGACAACTCGCGATTGCTTGCCTGGTCATCTTGATGATTGGGGTGGCATTCAGCGTCACCTATTACCCATATCTCCTGGCGCGGGCAGGCGAAGGGGCTGAGACAACTGAGCAGTACAGTCTGGGGGAACGCACGGAACTCAATAACGCAGCGCTTGTTGCCATTGGCGAGTCCCCGATTGTGGGCGTCGGCGCTGGTAACGTGCCGTGGCGTTCGGCCTATGTGCTGGCAGAACGGAATAGCATTGTTCAGGGTAACTATCCCCACAATGTGTGGCTGACCGTCCTCGGCGAGACCGGCATAATCGGAGTAATTCTGTTTGGCGGTGCAATCTCATGCGCCATCGTCGCGGGTGTAAGAGCGCTGAGAAATGGCACCGCGGACGCTTCGTTCCGGGCGGCTGTTCTGGCGGGGTTCATTGCGCTGATCATCGCAGGCATGTTCGACTACTACCCGGTAACGTTTTTCCACTTTCAGGTTGGATGGTGGGCATTGGCCGCCGCCGCCCTCGCGCCGTCCAGCGCGGCTGTGCTAGACTCCTAG